A portion of the Stella humosa genome contains these proteins:
- a CDS encoding non-heme iron oxygenase ferredoxin subunit — protein sequence MGDEQAWTEIARVGDVPEDDVIEVTVGERCLALFNLRGTYFATAGICTHAHARLAEGYLQDDIIECPLHQGLFHVPTGKAVGAPVSRDIETFPVRVEGGAILARLPG from the coding sequence ATGGGCGATGAGCAGGCCTGGACGGAGATCGCCCGCGTAGGCGACGTGCCGGAGGACGACGTGATCGAGGTGACCGTCGGCGAGCGTTGCCTCGCACTTTTCAACCTCCGTGGCACCTATTTCGCGACGGCCGGCATCTGCACCCACGCCCATGCCCGCCTGGCCGAGGGCTACCTCCAGGACGACATCATCGAGTGCCCGCTGCACCAGGGCCTGTTCCACGTGCCGACGGGCAAGGCGGTCGGCGCCCCGGTCTCCCGCGACATCGAGACCTTTCCCGTCCGCGTCGAGGGCGGCGCCATCCTGGCAAGACTGCCGGGCTGA
- a CDS encoding RidA family protein, which translates to MKRIEPGSRLSKAVVANGFVYISGLTAREKVQDVAAQTTDILAQIDGYLAAAGTDKSRLVMCNIWLVDIGTFNTMNGAWEAWVDPKNPPARATVESRLGGQGNLVEISAIALAPTA; encoded by the coding sequence ATGAAGCGCATCGAACCCGGCTCCCGCCTCAGCAAGGCGGTCGTCGCCAACGGCTTCGTCTACATCTCGGGCCTGACCGCACGCGAGAAGGTGCAGGACGTCGCCGCCCAGACCACCGACATCCTGGCCCAGATCGACGGCTATCTCGCCGCCGCCGGCACCGACAAGAGCCGCCTCGTGATGTGCAACATCTGGCTCGTCGACATCGGCACCTTCAACACCATGAACGGTGCCTGGGAAGCCTGGGTCGACCCCAAGAACCCACCCGCCCGCGCCACCGTGGAATCCCGCCTGGGCGGCCAGGGCAACCTGGTGGAGATCAGCGCCATCGCGCTGGCGCCGACGGCCTGA
- a CDS encoding ABC transporter substrate-binding protein, which produces MVEAIATEPGRVVRRIATALGMAVAGISAVLSAAQAQTQTLNAYSIWPENWARPMLQEFEAASGIKVNFLRFSSGEALARVMAEKNNPRVDVLFGGPVETFAAGVKEGVFEPYKPPAFAELPERFREANGHWVAIADDPLVFMTNAKFLKENGLKAPASWEDLLNPAYRNMLQMADARTSGTAVTRIFSVMEVNGRDEEKGFAYLKKLRQNVQLYTKSGGGGTLPVGLGQAAGGIFFIVDALDTKAKGYDVEISFPREGIGTAAEGIALLKGAKNAEAGRKLIDWATSPAMQSLYAKHKINFVPAHPKVETEASLAGILKQAKIFPIDDAYAQDNRKKFVARWIAEVLP; this is translated from the coding sequence ATGGTGGAAGCGATCGCAACCGAGCCGGGGCGCGTCGTCCGGCGGATCGCCACGGCTCTGGGCATGGCCGTGGCGGGGATCTCGGCCGTCCTGTCGGCGGCCCAGGCCCAGACCCAGACGCTCAACGCCTATTCGATCTGGCCCGAGAACTGGGCCCGGCCGATGCTGCAGGAGTTCGAGGCGGCCTCCGGCATCAAGGTGAATTTCCTGCGCTTCTCGTCGGGCGAGGCGCTGGCCCGCGTCATGGCCGAGAAGAACAACCCGCGCGTCGACGTGCTGTTCGGCGGCCCGGTCGAGACCTTCGCCGCCGGCGTCAAGGAGGGGGTGTTCGAGCCCTACAAGCCGCCGGCCTTCGCCGAACTGCCGGAGCGCTTCCGCGAGGCGAACGGCCATTGGGTGGCGATCGCCGACGACCCGCTGGTCTTCATGACCAACGCGAAGTTCCTCAAGGAGAACGGGCTGAAGGCGCCGGCCTCGTGGGAGGACCTGCTGAACCCGGCCTATCGCAACATGCTCCAGATGGCCGACGCCCGCACGTCCGGCACCGCCGTCACCCGGATCTTCTCGGTCATGGAGGTGAACGGCCGCGACGAGGAGAAGGGTTTCGCCTACCTCAAGAAGCTGCGCCAGAACGTCCAGCTCTACACCAAGAGCGGCGGCGGCGGCACGCTGCCGGTGGGGCTCGGCCAGGCCGCGGGCGGCATCTTCTTCATCGTCGACGCGCTCGACACCAAGGCCAAGGGCTACGACGTCGAGATCAGCTTCCCGCGCGAGGGCATCGGCACCGCGGCCGAGGGCATCGCGCTGTTGAAGGGCGCCAAGAACGCCGAGGCCGGCCGCAAGCTGATCGACTGGGCGACCAGCCCCGCGATGCAGTCGCTCTATGCTAAGCACAAGATCAACTTCGTGCCGGCCCACCCCAAGGTCGAGACCGAGGCGTCGCTGGCTGGCATCCTCAAGCAAGCGAAGATCTTCCCGATCGACGACGCCTACGCCCAGGACAACCGCAAGAAGTTCGTCGCCCGCTGGATCGCCGAGGTGTTGCCGTAA
- a CDS encoding ketopantoate reductase family protein, with protein MQVAIMGAGAVGCYYGAMLARAGHAVTLIGRQALVDQVAAGGLRLEMADFDDRVALGASTEPSALADAEVVLFCVKSSDTEAAGEAIRPHLRPDATIFSFQNGVDNATRLSGVLGRPAVPAVVYVAAGIPAPGHVKHHGRGDIVVGTGDRVEAIAAGFRAAGIPTTVSDAVETVLWGKLVTNCAHNALSAVAQVSYGHMVAVPGVTDVMADAVDECLAVARGLGIGLDDGVKAMVLGVAASMPGQYSSTAQDMARGKPTEIDHLNGYVVRKGQALGIPTPVNRALWAMVKLQESRRPA; from the coding sequence ATGCAGGTTGCGATCATGGGTGCGGGTGCCGTGGGCTGCTACTATGGCGCCATGCTGGCCAGGGCCGGTCACGCCGTGACGCTGATCGGGCGCCAGGCGCTGGTCGACCAGGTCGCGGCCGGCGGCCTGCGGCTCGAGATGGCGGATTTCGACGACCGGGTTGCCCTGGGCGCGTCGACTGAGCCGTCCGCGCTGGCCGATGCCGAGGTGGTGCTGTTCTGCGTGAAGTCGTCGGACACCGAGGCGGCGGGCGAGGCGATCCGGCCCCATCTCCGGCCCGACGCCACCATCTTCTCGTTCCAGAACGGCGTCGACAACGCCACCCGCCTGTCCGGCGTGTTGGGCCGGCCGGCCGTGCCCGCCGTCGTCTATGTCGCGGCCGGCATCCCCGCCCCGGGCCATGTGAAGCATCATGGTCGCGGCGACATCGTCGTCGGCACCGGCGACCGGGTGGAGGCGATCGCCGCCGGGTTCCGCGCCGCCGGCATCCCCACGACGGTCTCCGATGCGGTCGAGACGGTGCTGTGGGGCAAGCTCGTCACCAACTGCGCCCACAATGCGCTGTCGGCCGTGGCCCAGGTGTCCTACGGCCACATGGTGGCGGTTCCCGGCGTCACCGACGTCATGGCCGACGCGGTCGACGAATGCCTGGCGGTGGCACGGGGCCTGGGCATCGGCCTGGACGACGGGGTGAAGGCGATGGTGCTGGGCGTCGCCGCCAGCATGCCGGGCCAGTATTCGTCCACCGCCCAGGACATGGCCCGCGGCAAGCCGACCGAGATCGACCACCTGAACGGCTATGTCGTGCGCAAGGGCCAGGCGCTGGGCATTCCCACCCCGGTCAACCGCGCCCTGTGGGCCATGGTGAAGCTCCAGGAGTCCCGGCGCCCGGCCTGA
- the ugpE gene encoding sn-glycerol-3-phosphate ABC transporter permease UgpE, translating to MKHPRAERIRTALFRHGVLLVGLFIVAFPIWVAFVGSTLTSRDIRAVPMPLLPGSHGLETYWSVLTEGGGALSRKTPVAAMMWNSLVMAVCVAVGKIVISILSAFAIVYFRFPGRMLFFWLVFVTLMLPAEVRILPTFQVVADLGMLDSYAGLIVPLLASATATFLFRQFFLTVPKELAEAARIDGAGPLRFLWSVLLPLSATNIAALFVVLFIYGWNQYLWPLLVTKELETIVVGVYRLLAVGDDSIDWPVVMATAILAMTPPILVVVAMQRWFVKGLVDVEK from the coding sequence ATGAAGCATCCCCGCGCCGAACGCATCCGCACCGCGCTCTTCCGCCACGGCGTGCTGCTGGTCGGACTTTTCATCGTAGCCTTCCCGATCTGGGTGGCCTTCGTCGGCTCGACCCTGACCTCGCGCGACATCCGCGCCGTGCCAATGCCCCTGCTGCCGGGCAGCCACGGGCTGGAGACCTACTGGTCCGTCCTGACCGAGGGCGGCGGCGCCCTGTCGCGCAAGACCCCGGTCGCGGCGATGATGTGGAACAGCCTGGTGATGGCGGTGTGCGTGGCGGTCGGCAAGATCGTCATTTCGATCCTGTCGGCCTTCGCCATCGTCTATTTCCGCTTTCCTGGGCGGATGCTGTTCTTCTGGCTCGTCTTCGTCACCCTGATGCTGCCGGCCGAGGTGCGCATCCTGCCGACCTTCCAGGTCGTGGCCGACCTCGGCATGCTCGATTCCTATGCCGGCCTCATCGTGCCGCTGCTGGCCTCGGCGACCGCCACCTTCCTCTTCCGGCAATTCTTCCTGACCGTGCCCAAGGAGCTGGCCGAGGCCGCGCGCATCGACGGGGCGGGCCCGCTCCGCTTCCTCTGGAGCGTGCTGCTGCCCTTGTCGGCGACCAATATCGCGGCCCTCTTCGTCGTCCTCTTCATCTATGGCTGGAACCAGTATCTCTGGCCGCTCCTGGTCACCAAGGAGCTGGAGACGATCGTCGTCGGGGTCTACCGCCTGCTCGCCGTCGGCGACGATTCGATCGACTGGCCGGTGGTCATGGCGACCGCCATCCTCGCCATGACGCCGCCGATCCTGGTCGTCGTCGCCATGCAGCGCTGGTTCGTGAAGGGCCTGGTCGATGTCGAGAAATAG
- a CDS encoding ABC transporter ATP-binding protein yields MAAATGAPVGIRLDGVSAQFRHRVKGLVYAARDVSLTIEPGELMTLLGPSGCGKTTTLRMIAGFQEPSAGRIRIGDRDVTDWLASDRDIGFVFQSYALFPHLSVAENVAYGLRVRKAPAAEIGRRVGEVLELVGLAGYERQLPSQLSGGEQQRVALARAIVIRPRVLLFDEPLSNLDARLRVQMRGEIQSLQKRLGITSVYVTHDQEEAMAISDRIAVMNKGEVVQLGDAETLYRRPASTFVAEFIGRSNLLRGTVEAVAAGTVRVAVAGSIVTLAAGEAGLRQGMAVRLVVRPESVALAAAGVGLPGTVRLRTYLGEKVEYQVAVGGEQIHAVAFDPAEGAGFPPGSAVIVTLPRQGVQILPEGTP; encoded by the coding sequence ATGGCGGCCGCCACCGGCGCCCCCGTCGGCATCCGGCTGGACGGGGTGTCGGCGCAGTTCCGCCACCGCGTGAAGGGGCTGGTCTATGCCGCCCGCGACGTCAGCCTGACGATCGAGCCGGGCGAGCTGATGACGCTGCTGGGGCCGTCCGGCTGCGGCAAGACCACGACCCTGCGCATGATCGCGGGCTTCCAGGAGCCCAGTGCCGGCCGCATCCGTATCGGCGACCGCGACGTCACCGACTGGCTGGCGAGCGACCGCGACATCGGCTTTGTCTTCCAAAGCTACGCGCTCTTCCCGCATCTGTCGGTGGCCGAGAACGTCGCCTACGGCCTGCGCGTGCGCAAGGCGCCGGCGGCCGAGATCGGGCGGCGCGTCGGCGAGGTGCTGGAACTGGTGGGCCTGGCCGGTTACGAGCGGCAGTTGCCGAGCCAGCTTTCCGGTGGCGAGCAGCAGCGCGTGGCGCTGGCCCGCGCCATCGTCATCCGCCCGCGCGTCCTGCTGTTCGACGAGCCCCTGTCGAACCTCGACGCCCGCCTGCGGGTGCAGATGCGCGGCGAGATCCAGAGCCTGCAGAAGCGCCTCGGCATCACGTCGGTCTATGTGACGCACGACCAGGAGGAGGCGATGGCGATTTCCGACCGCATCGCCGTGATGAACAAGGGCGAGGTGGTCCAACTGGGCGACGCCGAGACGCTCTACCGCCGGCCGGCCAGCACCTTCGTGGCCGAGTTCATCGGCCGCTCCAACCTGCTCCGCGGCACGGTCGAGGCGGTGGCGGCGGGTACGGTCCGGGTCGCCGTTGCCGGCTCCATCGTCACCCTTGCCGCCGGCGAGGCCGGTCTGCGCCAGGGCATGGCGGTGCGCCTCGTCGTGCGGCCGGAATCGGTGGCGCTGGCCGCCGCCGGCGTGGGCCTGCCCGGCACCGTGCGCCTGCGCACCTATCTGGGCGAGAAGGTCGAATACCAAGTCGCGGTCGGCGGGGAGCAGATCCACGCCGTCGCCTTCGACCCGGCCGAGGGGGCCGGATTCCCGCCCGGCAGCGCCGTCATCGTCACCCTGCCGCGCCAGGGCGTGCAGATCCTGCCGGAGGGCACGCCATGA
- a CDS encoding ABC transporter permease, with the protein MMATTAVRRRRMRDPALAITALVIAGLLAFFVLYPLGALLARVFVVGGEPSIAPLLEVLAQPNHRAAFFNSLLLATLVGVIGTALGFLFAFTAARAGLSAGWVRFLDIATLLPLISPPFTTSISLIFSFGPRGLITHDLLGLKGVTIYGLSGTLAAETLTYFPIAYLTLRPVLSAMGNTLDEMAMSLGSRRLHLFRTVTLPLAVPGLANAFLLLFACSLADFATPLILAGNRFPVLPTEAYLQITGLFDLQGGAVLSFVLLVPALVVYVAQRYWVGRRQYVTVTGKSGSAGSSKGVSPAARILLVGACLLVALFVLYLYALLIFASLVQAFGANHTWTLDHYRVIFTEGQKAIGDTLIIALIGMPLGGLYGVLVGYIVARGRFAGRQVLEMAAMVNYALPGTIVGIAYLIAFNDPPVALTGTALIIIACYVFRYSPTGIRATIAQLHQIDRSLEEASESLGAKGGTTFRRVVLPLIMPAFFAGLGVVFIRSMTAISATIFLVSIDWTLITVRILENMTELALGPAAAFSVFVIIVVMIVTAAVNALLRRLRTGQEMPVAGMGGG; encoded by the coding sequence ATGATGGCGACCACGGCCGTGCGCCGGCGGCGGATGCGCGACCCGGCGCTGGCGATCACGGCGCTGGTGATCGCGGGCCTGCTGGCCTTCTTCGTGCTCTATCCGCTGGGGGCGCTGCTGGCGCGCGTGTTCGTGGTCGGCGGCGAGCCCAGCATCGCCCCCCTGCTGGAGGTGCTGGCCCAGCCCAACCATCGGGCGGCCTTCTTCAACAGCCTGCTGCTGGCGACGCTGGTGGGGGTGATCGGCACGGCGCTGGGCTTCCTCTTCGCCTTCACCGCCGCCCGCGCCGGCCTGTCGGCGGGCTGGGTGCGCTTCCTCGACATCGCGACCCTGCTGCCGCTGATCTCGCCACCCTTCACCACCTCGATCTCGCTCATCTTCTCGTTCGGGCCGCGCGGCCTCATCACCCATGATCTGCTCGGCCTGAAGGGCGTCACCATCTATGGCCTGTCGGGCACGCTGGCGGCCGAGACGCTGACCTATTTTCCCATCGCCTACCTGACGTTGCGCCCGGTCCTGTCGGCCATGGGGAACACGCTGGACGAGATGGCGATGAGCCTCGGCAGCCGGCGCCTGCACCTCTTCCGCACCGTCACCCTGCCGCTGGCCGTGCCGGGGCTGGCCAACGCCTTCCTGCTGCTGTTCGCCTGCTCGCTGGCGGATTTCGCCACGCCCCTGATCCTGGCCGGCAACCGCTTCCCGGTCCTGCCGACCGAGGCCTATCTGCAGATCACCGGCCTCTTCGACCTGCAGGGCGGGGCGGTGCTGTCCTTCGTGCTGCTGGTGCCGGCACTCGTCGTCTATGTCGCCCAGCGCTACTGGGTGGGGCGGCGGCAGTATGTGACGGTCACCGGCAAGTCGGGCTCGGCCGGTTCGTCCAAGGGCGTGTCGCCGGCCGCCCGCATCCTGCTGGTCGGCGCCTGCCTGCTGGTCGCGCTCTTCGTCCTCTACCTCTATGCGCTGCTGATCTTCGCCTCGCTGGTGCAGGCGTTCGGCGCCAACCACACGTGGACGCTCGACCACTACCGCGTGATCTTCACCGAGGGGCAGAAGGCGATCGGCGACACCCTGATCATCGCGCTGATCGGCATGCCGCTGGGCGGGCTCTACGGCGTCCTCGTCGGCTACATCGTGGCGCGCGGCCGCTTTGCCGGCCGCCAGGTGCTGGAGATGGCGGCGATGGTGAACTACGCCCTGCCCGGCACCATCGTCGGCATCGCCTACCTCATCGCCTTCAACGACCCGCCGGTGGCGCTGACCGGCACGGCGCTCATCATCATCGCCTGCTACGTCTTCCGCTACAGCCCGACCGGCATCCGCGCGACCATCGCCCAGCTCCACCAGATCGACCGCAGCCTGGAGGAGGCGTCCGAGAGCCTGGGCGCCAAGGGCGGCACCACCTTCCGGCGCGTCGTCCTGCCGCTGATCATGCCGGCCTTCTTCGCCGGCCTCGGCGTTGTCTTCATCCGCTCGATGACGGCGATCAGCGCCACGATCTTCCTCGTGTCCATCGACTGGACCCTGATCACCGTGCGCATCCTCGAGAACATGACCGAGCTGGCGCTGGGGCCGGCCGCCGCCTTCTCCGTCTTCGTCATCATCGTGGTGATGATCGTGACCGCCGCCGTCAACGCCCTGCTGCGGCGGCTGCGCACGGGCCAGGAAATGCCGGTCGCCGGCATGGGCGGCGGGTGA